From the genome of Halobellus litoreus, one region includes:
- a CDS encoding GAF domain-containing protein — MTREPAGGRVLVVVPTTVDGPETAGSRGGADIADDAGAREFPDGDDGTDGDAVDRDEPFLRGGSSSSRTEEVTEDDGGGTAANPEAEHGDEADPTGADSASRSDEADPAEPDPSIDTDPTAADVDPAGRDCDPETVLALLDEELDAEVVVRCGETATEYVSELGPTLDCVVVLGDNRPLIHDLIEDGAVPTIVCEPPVIGRIDKAVAGENSIEELVERIRVELEHDHTRNDLRESNARLTALSHYAEDITACETVDAVAERTVEAMTDALAYHYCVVRLVEGELLVPRASTLPKPKARVFNRTDGVAGRTLRRSESEIVADIQADPDAIPEHEDLRAGLSVPIGDRGVIQVASTDRDAFDEQDREFVEILAGYTREALERIEREVTLRKERDRLHAFFGELPVPAVHIERLDGVASVKETNRAYADQFGEVEPGDHLSEIVSTDVEREQFEAALETGRVSADIVERPSDDGEVREFALSVVPVPTPGIESCAYGIYVDRATELLGALE; from the coding sequence ATGACGAGAGAGCCTGCTGGGGGACGAGTGCTGGTCGTCGTGCCGACGACTGTCGACGGTCCCGAGACAGCAGGCTCTCGTGGCGGAGCAGACATCGCGGACGATGCGGGCGCGCGGGAGTTCCCGGACGGCGATGACGGCACTGACGGCGACGCGGTTGATCGCGACGAGCCGTTTCTTCGCGGTGGCAGTTCGAGTTCCAGGACCGAGGAGGTGACCGAGGATGACGGCGGCGGGACAGCGGCGAACCCCGAGGCCGAACACGGTGACGAGGCCGACCCGACGGGGGCGGATTCCGCGTCCCGAAGCGACGAGGCCGATCCGGCGGAACCAGATCCGTCGATCGACACAGATCCGACCGCGGCGGACGTCGACCCGGCGGGTCGAGACTGCGACCCTGAGACGGTCCTGGCTTTGCTGGACGAGGAACTCGACGCCGAGGTGGTGGTCCGCTGTGGCGAGACGGCGACCGAGTACGTCTCGGAACTCGGGCCGACTCTCGATTGCGTCGTCGTCCTCGGCGACAACAGGCCCCTGATTCACGACCTCATCGAAGACGGGGCGGTTCCCACCATCGTCTGCGAACCGCCGGTAATCGGACGCATCGACAAGGCCGTCGCCGGGGAGAACTCCATCGAGGAGCTGGTCGAACGCATCCGAGTCGAACTGGAACACGATCACACGCGGAACGACCTCCGCGAATCGAACGCCCGGTTGACCGCGTTAAGTCACTACGCCGAGGACATCACCGCCTGCGAGACGGTCGACGCCGTCGCCGAACGAACCGTCGAGGCGATGACTGACGCCCTGGCGTACCATTACTGCGTCGTCCGCCTCGTCGAGGGAGAACTGCTCGTTCCGCGTGCGTCGACGCTTCCGAAACCGAAAGCGCGCGTTTTCAATCGCACCGACGGGGTCGCAGGCCGAACGCTCCGCAGGAGTGAGTCGGAAATCGTCGCGGACATCCAGGCGGACCCCGACGCGATTCCCGAACACGAGGACCTCCGCGCGGGCCTGAGCGTGCCGATCGGCGACCGCGGCGTGATCCAGGTCGCCTCGACCGACCGCGACGCGTTCGACGAGCAGGACAGGGAGTTCGTCGAGATCCTCGCCGGCTACACGCGGGAGGCGCTCGAACGGATCGAGCGCGAGGTGACGCTCCGCAAGGAGCGCGACCGTTTGCACGCGTTCTTCGGAGAGCTGCCCGTCCCAGCGGTCCACATCGAGCGACTGGACGGCGTCGCGAGCGTCAAAGAGACCAACCGCGCCTACGCCGACCAGTTCGGCGAGGTCGAACCGGGAGATCACCTCTCTGAGATCGTTTCGACCGACGTGGAGCGCGAACAGTTCGAGGCGGCGCTCGAAACGGGACGCGTTTCGGCCGACATCGTCGAGCGACCGAGCGACGACGGCGAGGTCCGGGAGTTCGCTCTCAGCGTCGTTCCGGTACCGACGCCGGGGATCGAATCGTGCGCGTACGGGATCTACGTCGACCGGGCGACGGAACTCCTCGGCGCTCTGGAGTAG
- a CDS encoding pyridoxamine 5'-phosphate oxidase family protein encodes MASGTYGIEMSDADVAEFLTRQGHGVLSFGGEVPYGLPVSFGYDVLENRCIFQLVFHEGSEKQARLDDSPYVSLVSYEWNGPGDWRSVVITGTLAPIEDTAPAALDASEVFAEYASVAGLSVFDRPSNELNPEWYELTIDELNGRHSPTSDSDPAE; translated from the coding sequence ATGGCGAGTGGAACCTACGGTATCGAAATGAGTGACGCGGACGTCGCCGAGTTCCTCACCCGGCAGGGGCACGGCGTCCTCTCGTTCGGCGGCGAGGTGCCGTACGGGCTGCCGGTCTCGTTCGGTTACGACGTCCTGGAGAACCGGTGCATCTTCCAGTTGGTGTTCCACGAGGGGAGCGAAAAACAGGCGCGCCTCGACGACTCGCCGTACGTCTCGCTCGTCAGCTACGAATGGAACGGTCCGGGCGATTGGCGAAGCGTCGTCATCACTGGGACGCTCGCCCCCATCGAAGACACCGCGCCGGCGGCGCTCGACGCCTCGGAGGTGTTCGCCGAGTACGCGTCGGTCGCGGGCCTCAGCGTCTTCGACCGGCCGTCGAACGAACTCAACCCCGAGTGGTACGAACTGACCATCGACGAACTGAACGGTCGTCACTCGCCGACGAGCGACTCGGATCCCGCGGAGTGA
- a CDS encoding 2-oxo acid dehydrogenase subunit E2 translates to MGYVVRMPKLGLEMESGTLLEWFVEEGESVEDGAVLAEIESEKTTAEVDARESGVLRRVLLDAGETVSPGTPIGILAEDEADIADLIADAEADLGDAAESTAATAPDEPEATASAETGGSPDATATEPSAASGAPAKASPRARKRADELGVDLAEVDGTGPQGAVTEDDVEASAGAASGADAAGGEVRASPRATKRAEDLGVDLAAVTGSGPQGAITEDDVEAHAESAGEATQAEQGPGATRTVVEERAFDGMRRTIAKRLSESYREAVHVTEHREVDAGELLAAADAAEAALDAEVSMTDVLFFALSDALDEHPAFNATFEDDTHRLYAEHNVCLAVDVEQGLVTPVIPDVGGKSLSALAAERREVVERTLDGDYTMGDLQGGTFTVTNLGVLGVESFDPIINPPQIAILGVNTLLDRVVMGEDGTPETRRVLPLDLSFDHRVVDGADAARFLGTLADNIEDPWPLLPEAVAAEREAGAAGTAGASAPRTATAHSAAGMSGSVRTRGTEQRYGDGPEPSPVDLFLGSLAACLSLSIRYQVEMRDVSVGDIDVETDADPESGSVESVDITVRLDAPEADDETLDRVVEYGERSCHVAELLREDLPVELTWERR, encoded by the coding sequence ATGGGATACGTCGTTCGGATGCCGAAACTCGGTCTGGAGATGGAGAGCGGGACGCTCCTCGAGTGGTTCGTCGAGGAAGGCGAGTCGGTCGAAGACGGCGCAGTGCTCGCAGAGATCGAATCCGAAAAGACGACCGCCGAGGTCGACGCCAGAGAGAGCGGCGTGCTCCGTCGCGTCCTCCTCGATGCGGGTGAGACCGTGTCCCCTGGGACCCCGATCGGGATTCTCGCTGAGGACGAGGCGGATATCGCGGACCTGATCGCAGACGCCGAGGCGGATCTCGGGGACGCCGCAGAATCGACAGCGGCGACCGCGCCGGACGAACCGGAGGCGACGGCGTCAGCGGAGACGGGGGGATCCCCCGACGCTACCGCGACGGAGCCCTCGGCGGCGTCCGGGGCCCCCGCGAAGGCCAGTCCGCGTGCGCGGAAGCGAGCCGACGAGTTGGGCGTCGACCTCGCCGAGGTCGACGGCACCGGTCCGCAAGGGGCAGTCACCGAAGACGACGTGGAGGCGAGCGCGGGCGCGGCGAGCGGGGCCGACGCGGCCGGCGGCGAGGTACGGGCGTCGCCGCGCGCGACGAAGCGCGCCGAGGACCTCGGCGTCGACCTCGCGGCCGTGACCGGGTCGGGGCCGCAGGGGGCGATCACCGAAGACGACGTGGAGGCGCACGCGGAATCCGCGGGCGAAGCGACGCAGGCCGAGCAGGGGCCGGGAGCGACGCGGACGGTCGTCGAGGAGCGCGCCTTCGACGGGATGCGCCGGACGATCGCAAAGCGCCTCAGCGAGAGTTACCGCGAGGCGGTCCACGTCACCGAGCACCGCGAAGTCGACGCCGGGGAACTGCTCGCCGCCGCCGACGCCGCCGAGGCGGCCCTCGACGCCGAGGTTTCGATGACCGACGTGCTGTTTTTCGCGCTCTCGGACGCCCTCGACGAGCACCCCGCGTTCAACGCGACGTTCGAGGACGACACCCACCGACTCTACGCGGAGCACAACGTCTGTCTGGCCGTCGACGTCGAACAGGGCCTCGTCACGCCGGTCATCCCCGACGTCGGCGGGAAGTCGCTGTCGGCGCTCGCCGCCGAGCGCCGCGAGGTCGTCGAGCGGACGCTGGACGGCGACTACACGATGGGCGACCTCCAGGGCGGGACGTTCACCGTCACCAACCTCGGCGTCCTCGGCGTGGAGTCGTTCGATCCGATCATCAACCCGCCGCAGATCGCTATTCTGGGCGTGAACACGCTGCTCGACCGCGTCGTGATGGGCGAGGACGGGACGCCGGAGACGCGCCGGGTGCTCCCGCTTGACCTCTCCTTCGACCACCGTGTCGTCGACGGCGCGGACGCCGCGCGCTTCCTGGGGACGCTCGCTGACAATATCGAGGACCCTTGGCCGCTCCTTCCCGAGGCGGTCGCGGCCGAGCGAGAGGCGGGCGCTGCCGGGACGGCGGGCGCGTCGGCCCCGCGTACTGCCACCGCCCACTCTGCGGCGGGGATGTCCGGGAGCGTCCGGACCCGGGGCACCGAACAGCGCTACGGCGACGGCCCCGAACCCTCGCCCGTCGACCTCTTCCTCGGGTCGCTCGCGGCGTGTCTGTCGCTGTCGATCCGCTACCAGGTGGAGATGCGCGACGTCTCCGTCGGCGACATCGACGTCGAAACCGACGCGGATCCGGAATCGGGGTCGGTGGAGTCAGTCGACATCACGGTGCGACTGGACGCCCCCGAGGCCGACGACGAAACCCTCGACCGCGTCGTCGAGTACGGCGAGCGGAGCTGCCACGTCGCCGAACTCCTCCGCGAGGATCTCCCCGTCGAGTTGACGTGGGAGCGACGGTAG
- a CDS encoding thiamine pyrophosphate-dependent dehydrogenase E1 component subunit alpha, which produces MSSISIEDTDGRREILRRMLTIREFDSTAGDLFADGEIPGFVHLYIGEEAVAVGACAALEEEDYITSTHRGHGHCIAKGLDPNRMMAELFGRRDGYCNGKGGSMHIADVEANMLGANGIVGAGPPLATGAALTSQFKGEDRVALAFLGDGAVAQGQVHEAINLAATWDLPAVFLVENNHFGEGTPADEQHNIENLSETAESYNIPGFTVDGMDVTAVNEAVAEARERARNGDGPTLIEADTYRYRGHFEGDPEPYRDEDDVEQWRERDPIDTFAERLIDRGDLTDEELAEMRSEVQAEIEAAVEYARDADLPDPSEAYEDMFGEPVPEIEQFASRLRADGAGGE; this is translated from the coding sequence ATGTCATCAATTTCCATTGAAGACACTGACGGGAGGAGAGAGATCCTCCGTCGGATGTTGACGATTCGGGAGTTCGACAGCACGGCCGGCGACCTCTTCGCCGACGGAGAGATCCCAGGGTTCGTCCACCTCTACATCGGCGAGGAGGCGGTCGCGGTCGGCGCCTGCGCCGCGCTGGAGGAGGAGGATTACATCACGAGCACCCACCGCGGCCACGGCCACTGCATCGCGAAGGGCCTCGATCCGAACCGGATGATGGCCGAGTTGTTCGGCCGGCGCGACGGCTACTGCAACGGCAAGGGCGGCTCGATGCACATCGCCGACGTCGAGGCGAATATGCTCGGCGCGAACGGCATCGTCGGGGCCGGCCCGCCGCTCGCGACCGGGGCCGCGCTGACAAGTCAGTTCAAAGGCGAAGACCGGGTTGCGCTCGCGTTCCTTGGGGACGGTGCCGTCGCGCAGGGACAGGTTCACGAGGCGATCAACCTCGCGGCGACCTGGGACCTCCCGGCCGTCTTCCTCGTCGAGAACAACCACTTCGGCGAGGGGACGCCCGCCGACGAACAGCACAACATCGAGAACCTGAGCGAGACCGCCGAGTCGTACAACATCCCGGGCTTCACTGTCGACGGGATGGACGTCACGGCCGTCAACGAAGCGGTCGCGGAGGCCCGCGAGCGCGCACGGAACGGCGACGGACCGACACTCATCGAGGCCGACACCTATCGCTACCGCGGCCACTTCGAGGGCGACCCCGAACCCTACCGCGACGAGGACGACGTCGAGCAGTGGCGCGAGCGCGACCCGATCGACACGTTCGCCGAGCGCCTCATCGACCGCGGCGACCTGACCGACGAGGAACTGGCGGAGATGCGCTCGGAGGTGCAGGCCGAAATCGAGGCCGCCGTCGAGTACGCCCGCGACGCAGACCTGCCCGATCCGTCGGAGGCGTACGAGGATATGTTCGGTGAACCGGTACCCGAGATCGAACAGTTCGCGAGCCGGCTCCGGGCCGACGGAGCAGGAGGTGAATGA
- a CDS encoding alpha-ketoacid dehydrogenase subunit beta, whose amino-acid sequence MSTKPETASTDRTETLTVREAIRAALREEMEQDEDVFVMGEDVGTFGGVLDVTDGLIEQFGGDRVRDTPISEAGFVGAGVGAAATGSRPVVEVMFSDFLGVSGEQIMNQMAKMRYMFGGKIEMPVTVRTTEGGGMGAASQHSGTPHTWFAHFPGLKAVTPGTPAAAKGLLKSAIRSNDPVFFFENKMMYEQSGEVPTDPGYTLPIGEASVEREGEDVTVVATQRLVGESLDVADDLAGETSVEVIDLRSLYPLDTDTLAESVRKTGRMVVADESPLSYGVHAEVITRMVEHEFFSLDAPLQRVGVPDTHIPFSTPLEDEVVPDGDDVREAISQVA is encoded by the coding sequence ATGAGCACCAAACCCGAAACCGCATCCACCGATCGAACCGAGACGCTGACCGTCCGCGAGGCGATCCGCGCGGCGCTCCGCGAGGAGATGGAACAGGACGAGGACGTCTTCGTGATGGGCGAGGACGTCGGAACGTTCGGCGGCGTCCTCGACGTGACTGACGGTCTCATCGAGCAGTTCGGCGGCGATCGCGTCCGCGACACGCCCATCAGCGAGGCCGGGTTCGTCGGCGCGGGCGTCGGCGCGGCCGCCACCGGCTCACGCCCCGTCGTCGAGGTGATGTTCTCCGACTTCCTCGGCGTCTCCGGCGAACAGATTATGAATCAGATGGCGAAGATGCGCTACATGTTCGGCGGCAAGATCGAGATGCCTGTCACCGTCCGGACGACGGAGGGCGGCGGGATGGGCGCGGCGAGCCAGCACTCCGGCACGCCGCACACCTGGTTCGCGCACTTCCCCGGGCTGAAGGCCGTGACTCCGGGGACGCCGGCGGCCGCGAAGGGGCTGCTCAAGTCCGCGATCCGCTCGAACGACCCGGTGTTCTTCTTCGAGAACAAGATGATGTACGAGCAGTCCGGGGAGGTCCCGACGGATCCCGGCTACACGCTCCCGATCGGCGAGGCGAGCGTCGAGCGGGAAGGTGAAGACGTCACCGTCGTCGCGACCCAGCGGCTCGTCGGCGAGTCGCTCGACGTCGCCGACGACCTCGCGGGCGAGACGAGCGTCGAGGTCATCGACCTCCGCTCGCTCTACCCGCTCGACACCGACACGCTCGCCGAGAGCGTCCGGAAGACCGGCCGGATGGTCGTCGCCGACGAGAGCCCGCTCTCCTACGGCGTCCACGCGGAGGTCATCACCCGGATGGTCGAACACGAGTTCTTCAGCCTCGACGCGCCGCTGCAGCGCGTCGGCGTGCCGGACACACACATCCCGTTCAGCACGCCGCTGGAAGACGAGGTAGTCCCGGACGGCGACGACGTCCGCGAGGCGATCAGTCAGGTGGCCTGA
- a CDS encoding NAD(+)/NADH kinase: MAAPTIGLLVNPAAGRDVRRLTGGATVSDTYGKRRAAECVLAGVDLADDPVDIVVAPDGGEIGQRTVEEADGANVRLLEMPVGGTSADTRRAAERFREVVDAVVVFGGDGTTRDLAVEIGDVPVLAVSTGTNNVVPTPVDGTVAGAAAAFLATDAVDSEAVTYRHTMVEASVDDGRSIRGLATVGIVDQSFVGTRAVLDPDDFLGGGVSRAGRGEVGLSGVAGALTRVDPADGRGVALELDADADRSVPAITVPGVVERVGVREWSHLDPGEEHGFEVEEAVVSVDGERELEVQHAAIDVRPVRDGPRLVDFEAVFEAAPLAADARAAERR; this comes from the coding sequence GTGGCCGCACCGACAATCGGGCTCCTCGTCAATCCCGCGGCCGGGCGGGACGTCCGCCGCCTGACGGGCGGCGCGACCGTCAGCGACACCTACGGCAAGCGTCGGGCCGCCGAATGCGTCCTCGCAGGCGTCGACCTCGCCGACGATCCCGTCGACATCGTCGTCGCTCCCGACGGCGGCGAGATCGGCCAACGGACCGTCGAGGAGGCCGACGGAGCGAACGTCAGGCTCCTCGAAATGCCCGTCGGGGGCACGAGTGCGGACACGCGGCGCGCGGCCGAGAGATTCCGGGAGGTCGTCGACGCGGTCGTCGTCTTCGGCGGCGACGGCACGACCCGCGACCTGGCGGTCGAAATCGGCGACGTGCCCGTGCTCGCGGTCTCCACCGGGACGAACAACGTCGTTCCCACCCCCGTCGACGGGACCGTCGCGGGCGCGGCGGCGGCCTTCCTCGCCACCGACGCCGTCGATTCCGAGGCCGTCACGTATCGCCACACGATGGTCGAGGCCAGCGTCGACGACGGGCGCTCGATCAGGGGGCTCGCGACCGTCGGCATCGTCGACCAGTCGTTCGTGGGCACGCGGGCGGTGCTCGATCCCGACGACTTCCTCGGCGGCGGCGTCTCCCGGGCCGGCCGCGGCGAGGTCGGCCTCTCCGGCGTCGCCGGCGCGCTCACCCGCGTCGACCCGGCCGACGGTCGCGGCGTCGCGCTGGAACTCGACGCCGACGCCGATCGATCCGTTCCCGCGATCACCGTCCCCGGCGTCGTCGAACGCGTCGGCGTCCGCGAGTGGTCACACCTCGATCCCGGAGAAGAACACGGATTCGAGGTCGAGGAGGCGGTCGTCAGCGTCGACGGCGAGCGCGAACTCGAAGTGCAGCACGCGGCGATCGACGTCCGGCCCGTCCGCGACGGACCGCGCCTGGTCGACTTCGAGGCGGTCTTCGAGGCCGCGCCGCTCGCGGCGGACGCACGCGCTGCCGAACGTCGGTAG
- a CDS encoding plastocyanin/azurin family copper-binding protein, whose translation MTDGNAEMSRRAFLTTAAGTAAVAGAAGTAAGQESGGTATVTVGPGGDLVFEPGTSEPLQVTPGTTVEFVWDSDNHNIVVDSQPEGADWGGHEPIENTGFTYSHTFETLGTYEYYCEPHLTAGMEATIEVVEEIETPEPSNVPSVPDSAKTLGVATTFAMVATLGLAFFFLKYGGDYELEDEE comes from the coding sequence ATGACTGACGGCAACGCGGAGATGTCCCGTCGCGCCTTCCTCACGACGGCCGCCGGGACCGCCGCGGTCGCCGGGGCCGCCGGGACCGCTGCGGGACAGGAGAGCGGTGGAACGGCGACGGTCACGGTCGGGCCGGGAGGCGACCTGGTCTTCGAACCCGGGACGAGCGAACCGCTACAGGTAACGCCGGGAACGACGGTCGAGTTCGTCTGGGACTCGGACAACCACAACATCGTCGTCGATAGCCAGCCCGAGGGCGCGGACTGGGGCGGTCACGAGCCGATCGAGAACACGGGGTTCACCTACTCCCACACCTTCGAGACGCTCGGCACCTACGAGTACTACTGCGAACCCCACCTCACGGCCGGGATGGAGGCCACGATCGAGGTCGTCGAGGAGATCGAGACGCCGGAGCCCTCCAACGTCCCGTCCGTCCCCGACTCCGCGAAGACGCTGGGCGTCGCGACGACGTTCGCGATGGTCGCCACGCTCGGGCTCGCCTTCTTCTTCCTGAAGTACGGCGGCGACTACGAACTCGAAGACGAGGAGTAG
- a CDS encoding MTH865 family protein — protein MADVEAELRQQFTDAFSGADFPIDSQMDLVPTLPDGPGTKFEAGDVTLTAMEMAAKLGSHQDFPYDDVESLVDDVIEGLKAEGMI, from the coding sequence ATGGCAGACGTAGAGGCGGAACTCCGCCAGCAGTTCACAGACGCGTTCAGTGGTGCAGACTTCCCGATCGACAGCCAGATGGACCTGGTGCCGACGCTCCCGGACGGCCCGGGGACGAAGTTCGAGGCGGGCGACGTGACGCTCACCGCGATGGAGATGGCCGCGAAACTCGGGTCGCACCAGGACTTCCCCTACGACGACGTCGAATCGCTCGTCGACGACGTCATCGAGGGGCTCAAAGCCGAAGGAATGATCTGA
- a CDS encoding glycosyltransferase has product MRVAFVSLYPDQLRSDGATRRTRRVAERLAARGHEVVFCCAQWWGGPLDEFEHNGVEYVAVVEEPSVRSFASKLPFALRRASPDVIHVANSPPAQVVAAKTAARVLRTPVVVDWWTRRDDDSERMLRRAAKSADRVLAPSRLVKTDVREYGAAAADVTLVPESIDFDLVREADVDNRADLVYARELDEHANVESFLLALAELRGRDWRAAVIGDGPERDAAEETAAELRIDDRVEFLGDLDPEAFVPILKGAHVFAQTATVEPFARGLLWGLACGCIGIVEYQARSSAHELVENLDRGARVTSPQELADEVVAAAGHDPATTNEAFVGYDHDSVLTTYENVYEAERDAYGFF; this is encoded by the coding sequence ATGCGCGTCGCGTTCGTCTCGCTGTACCCCGATCAGCTCCGTTCGGACGGTGCCACGAGGCGAACCCGACGGGTCGCCGAGCGTCTCGCCGCGCGCGGTCACGAGGTCGTCTTCTGCTGTGCGCAGTGGTGGGGCGGACCGCTCGACGAGTTCGAGCACAACGGCGTCGAGTACGTCGCCGTCGTGGAGGAACCGTCGGTCCGATCCTTCGCCTCGAAGCTCCCCTTCGCGCTCCGGCGCGCGTCGCCCGACGTGATCCACGTCGCGAACAGTCCGCCCGCGCAGGTCGTCGCCGCGAAGACCGCCGCGCGCGTGCTTCGGACGCCGGTCGTCGTCGATTGGTGGACCCGACGGGACGACGACTCCGAGCGGATGCTGCGCCGCGCCGCGAAATCGGCGGACCGCGTCCTGGCCCCCTCGCGGCTGGTGAAGACGGACGTCCGCGAGTACGGCGCGGCCGCCGCCGACGTCACGCTCGTCCCCGAATCGATCGACTTCGACCTCGTGCGCGAGGCCGACGTCGACAACCGAGCGGACCTGGTGTACGCGCGGGAGTTAGACGAGCACGCAAACGTTGAGTCGTTCCTGCTCGCGCTCGCGGAGCTCCGGGGTCGGGACTGGCGGGCGGCGGTGATCGGTGACGGCCCCGAGCGCGACGCCGCCGAAGAGACCGCCGCCGAACTCCGAATCGACGACCGCGTCGAGTTCCTCGGCGACCTCGACCCCGAGGCGTTCGTCCCGATCCTGAAGGGCGCGCACGTGTTCGCCCAGACCGCGACCGTCGAACCGTTCGCCCGCGGGCTGCTCTGGGGGCTCGCGTGCGGCTGCATCGGTATCGTCGAGTACCAGGCGCGGTCGAGCGCCCACGAACTCGTCGAGAACCTCGACCGCGGCGCGCGCGTCACGAGTCCGCAGGAACTGGCCGACGAGGTCGTCGCCGCCGCCGGCCACGACCCCGCGACGACCAACGAGGCGTTCGTCGGGTACGATCACGACTCGGTTCTCACCACCTACGAAAACGTCTACGAGGCCGAACGCGACGCGTACGGCTTCTTCTGA
- a CDS encoding S9 family peptidase produces MVHDIERYLNIRSAYGASLSPDDDRLAFLMDTTGVPQVWTVAEPGGWPEQRTFFDERVTFASWSPEREEFAFGMDEGGNERQQLFRYDLPTGEITNLTASIDAKHRWGGWSHDGERVAFAANRRDESVFDVYVQARDATGDDAELVAEGDGWLTLGGWSPDDTRLLVTEAYSNFDQDVAVLDVETGEMSELTPHEGTVRFQSAEWGPDGDHVYLVSDRESDTLDLWCVDVETGDFSLVAEDSDWEIDGVAVDDETGRIVYSTNVDGYTELTVGDLVAAGEIDARPTPDLPDGVAGGVAFDTAGERFAVTVTRRGDPANVYVGESETGAAERWTRAATAGIPRDSFVEPELVHYPTFDGREIPAFFSLPETDTGHGETPVIVDIHGGPESQRRPSFSAVTQYFLANGYAVFEPNVRGSAGYGKAYGHLDDVENRMDSVADVQAAVEWLHDHPAVDPDGIVAMGGSYGGFMVLAAMTEYPELWAAGIDIVGIANFVTFLENTGEWRRELREAEYGSLAEDREFLESISPLNTIEEIRAPLFVLHGENDPRVPVSEAHQLVEAASDHVPVRELVFEDEGHGLTKLENRITAYEAIVEFLAEHVDGDN; encoded by the coding sequence ATGGTCCACGACATCGAGCGGTATCTCAACATTCGGAGCGCCTACGGTGCCTCGCTCTCTCCCGACGACGACCGCCTCGCGTTTCTGATGGACACCACGGGCGTCCCGCAGGTCTGGACGGTCGCCGAGCCGGGCGGCTGGCCCGAGCAACGCACGTTCTTCGACGAGCGCGTGACGTTCGCGTCGTGGTCGCCCGAGCGCGAGGAGTTCGCCTTCGGGATGGACGAGGGCGGCAACGAGCGCCAGCAGCTGTTCCGGTACGACCTGCCCACCGGCGAGATCACGAATCTCACCGCGTCGATCGACGCGAAGCACCGCTGGGGCGGGTGGAGTCACGACGGCGAGCGTGTCGCGTTCGCCGCCAACCGCCGCGACGAGTCGGTCTTCGACGTCTACGTGCAGGCCCGCGACGCGACCGGCGACGACGCCGAACTCGTCGCCGAGGGCGACGGTTGGCTGACGCTCGGCGGGTGGTCGCCCGACGACACCCGATTGCTCGTGACGGAGGCGTACTCGAACTTCGACCAGGACGTCGCCGTTCTCGACGTCGAAACCGGCGAGATGAGCGAACTGACGCCCCACGAGGGCACCGTCCGCTTCCAGAGCGCCGAGTGGGGACCGGACGGCGATCACGTCTACCTCGTCTCCGACCGCGAGAGCGACACGCTCGATCTGTGGTGCGTCGACGTCGAGACCGGCGATTTCTCGCTCGTCGCCGAAGATTCCGACTGGGAGATCGACGGCGTCGCGGTCGACGACGAGACCGGCCGGATCGTCTACTCGACGAACGTCGACGGCTACACCGAACTGACCGTCGGCGACCTCGTCGCCGCCGGCGAGATCGACGCGCGGCCGACGCCGGACCTCCCCGACGGCGTCGCGGGCGGCGTCGCCTTCGACACCGCCGGCGAGCGGTTCGCCGTCACGGTGACGCGGCGGGGCGATCCGGCGAACGTCTACGTCGGTGAGTCCGAGACCGGCGCGGCCGAGCGATGGACGCGGGCGGCGACCGCCGGGATTCCCCGAGACTCCTTCGTCGAACCCGAACTCGTCCACTATCCGACGTTCGACGGCCGCGAGATCCCGGCGTTCTTCTCGCTGCCGGAGACCGACACTGGCCACGGCGAGACGCCGGTGATCGTGGACATCCACGGCGGTCCCGAGTCCCAGCGCCGCCCCTCGTTCAGCGCGGTCACGCAGTACTTCCTCGCGAACGGCTACGCCGTCTTCGAGCCGAACGTCCGCGGGTCGGCGGGCTACGGCAAGGCCTACGGGCACCTCGACGACGTCGAAAACCGGATGGACTCAGTCGCGGACGTCCAGGCCGCCGTCGAGTGGCTCCACGATCACCCAGCAGTCGATCCGGACGGCATCGTCGCGATGGGCGGTTCCTACGGCGGATTTATGGTACTCGCCGCGATGACCGAGTACCCGGAGCTGTGGGCCGCCGGCATCGACATCGTCGGCATCGCGAACTTCGTGACGTTTCTGGAGAACACCGGCGAGTGGCGGCGGGAACTCCGGGAGGCGGAGTACGGATCCCTGGCGGAGGACCGGGAGTTCCTGGAGTCGATCTCGCCGCTCAACACCATCGAGGAGATCCGCGCGCCGCTGTTCGTCCTGCACGGCGAGAACGACCCCCGCGTTCCCGTCTCGGAGGCCCACCAACTCGTCGAGGCGGCGAGCGACCACGTCCCGGTCCGCGAACTCGTCTTCGAGGACGAGGGACACGGACTCACGAAACTGGAGAACCGGATCACCGCCTACGAGGCGATCGTCGAGTTCCTCGCCGAGCACGTCGACGGCGATAACTGA